Proteins from one Pseudomonas bijieensis genomic window:
- the hmgA gene encoding homogentisate 1,2-dioxygenase — translation MTTEHSIGYQSGFGNEFSSEAIEGALPVGQNSPQRVAHGLYAELFSGTAFTMPRHESRRTWMYRIRPSAAHPTFKAIGSPIPLTTLAPANPNRLRWEALDIPSEPTDFIDGLRAMVANSSLDRPNGITVYHYVANRSMERAFYSADGEMLIVPQQGRLLLVTELGRIELMPLEIAVVPRGLKFKVELLDSTARGYVAENHSAPLRLPDLGPIGSNGLANPRDFLTPNAWFEKNQGPTRLVQKFLGSFWEAELDHSPFDVVAWHGNNVPYKYDLRHFNTIGSISFDHPDPSIFTVLTSPTSVPGLANLDFVIFPPRWLVAENTFRPPWFHRNLMNEYMGLIEGEYDAKADGFTPGGSSLHSCMSAHGPDAQTSERAMAASLEPQKIDGTMAFMFETSQVLRATEFAMTTSALQKNYDACWEGLAGKFDN, via the coding sequence ATGACCACAGAGCACAGCATCGGTTACCAGTCTGGATTTGGTAACGAGTTTTCCAGTGAAGCGATTGAAGGCGCTCTGCCAGTTGGGCAAAACTCGCCGCAGCGAGTAGCCCATGGGCTGTACGCTGAGCTGTTCTCCGGAACGGCATTCACGATGCCTCGCCACGAGAGTCGTCGCACCTGGATGTACCGCATTCGTCCCTCTGCGGCGCACCCGACCTTCAAAGCAATTGGGTCACCGATTCCTCTAACCACCTTAGCTCCCGCAAATCCGAACAGGCTGCGATGGGAGGCACTGGATATACCGTCGGAACCGACAGATTTCATCGATGGTTTGCGCGCTATGGTGGCGAACTCCAGCCTTGATCGTCCGAATGGCATAACGGTTTACCACTACGTAGCCAACCGTTCGATGGAACGGGCGTTCTACAGTGCGGACGGGGAGATGCTCATCGTCCCCCAACAGGGCCGGCTCCTACTGGTTACGGAGTTGGGGCGCATTGAGCTGATGCCTCTTGAAATCGCCGTCGTCCCACGTGGCTTGAAATTCAAGGTCGAGTTACTTGACTCAACCGCGCGCGGGTACGTGGCCGAGAACCATTCGGCGCCGCTTCGCCTGCCAGACCTCGGCCCCATCGGCAGCAATGGCCTGGCAAACCCTCGGGATTTCCTAACGCCGAATGCATGGTTCGAGAAGAACCAGGGGCCAACTCGCCTGGTTCAAAAATTCCTGGGAAGCTTCTGGGAGGCCGAGCTTGACCATTCGCCGTTTGATGTCGTCGCCTGGCATGGCAACAACGTGCCCTACAAATACGACCTCCGTCACTTCAACACGATTGGCTCGATTAGTTTTGATCACCCGGATCCTTCCATCTTCACCGTCCTTACCTCTCCGACCAGCGTGCCTGGGCTGGCGAACCTGGACTTCGTGATATTCCCGCCACGCTGGCTCGTTGCAGAAAATACCTTCCGGCCACCATGGTTCCACCGCAATCTCATGAACGAGTACATGGGGTTGATTGAAGGTGAGTATGACGCCAAGGCTGATGGCTTTACCCCCGGCGGCTCCTCCCTACACAGCTGCATGAGTGCTCACGGCCCGGACGCGCAGACTTCCGAGAGGGCGATGGCTGCATCGCTTGAACCGCAGAAGATCGACGGCACCATGGCGTTCATGTTCGAAACATCCCAAGTACTTCGTGCGACCGAATTCGCGATGACAACTTCTGCCTTACAGAAAAATTACGACGCCTGTTGGGAAGGGCTTGCCGGAAAGTTCGATAACTAA
- the fahA gene encoding fumarylacetoacetase — protein sequence MNSWVASANGHPDFSLANLPYGVFSLQGGERRSGVAIGDEIYDLQVALDAGLFEGLALTAASAAIGGELNSFFALPREVRLALRERLIELLVEGSEETPAQQKICDRLLVAAAQCTLHVPARIQDYTDFYVGIHHAENVGKLFRPDNPLMPNYKYVPIGYHGRASTIVASGKPFVRPSGQIKLPDSDEPIHAPSRRLDYELEVGLWVGPGNVLGEPVDIANAREHIAGFCLLNDWSARDIQAWEYQPLGPFLSKSFASTISPWVVTPEALEPFRCAQPARPEGDPTPLPYLLDAEDQSTGAFDIALEVYILTPTMREKGVAPVRLSLSNTRNMYWTFAQMVAHHTVNGCQLNPGDLFGTGTLSGPDRNSMGSLLEMSEGGKHPVELPTGEMRTFLEDGDEIIIKARCSRDGFGSIGFGECRAVVLPAWGRTS from the coding sequence ATGAATAGCTGGGTTGCTTCGGCCAATGGCCATCCTGATTTTTCTCTGGCGAACCTACCTTACGGTGTATTTAGCCTGCAGGGTGGTGAGCGCCGCTCCGGCGTGGCGATTGGTGATGAGATTTACGATCTCCAAGTCGCTCTCGATGCGGGTCTGTTCGAAGGTCTTGCGCTAACGGCAGCAAGCGCCGCTATCGGCGGAGAACTTAATAGCTTTTTCGCCTTGCCACGTGAAGTCAGGCTGGCACTGCGCGAACGACTGATTGAGCTTTTGGTTGAGGGCAGTGAGGAGACACCAGCGCAGCAAAAAATCTGCGATCGGTTATTGGTTGCCGCTGCTCAGTGCACCCTACATGTGCCGGCTCGCATTCAGGACTACACCGATTTCTACGTAGGGATCCATCACGCAGAAAACGTGGGCAAGCTCTTCCGTCCAGACAACCCGTTGATGCCGAATTATAAGTATGTACCGATTGGCTATCACGGCCGGGCGTCCACCATCGTTGCCTCGGGTAAGCCCTTCGTCCGCCCATCAGGGCAAATCAAGCTGCCAGATAGCGATGAGCCAATCCATGCACCTTCTCGCCGGCTTGATTACGAGCTCGAAGTTGGACTTTGGGTTGGCCCAGGCAATGTACTCGGGGAACCGGTCGACATTGCTAACGCCCGTGAACATATTGCAGGCTTTTGCCTGTTGAATGACTGGTCAGCACGGGACATCCAGGCGTGGGAATATCAGCCACTGGGCCCGTTTCTGTCGAAGAGCTTCGCGAGCACGATTTCGCCATGGGTAGTGACGCCAGAAGCGCTGGAGCCTTTCCGCTGCGCCCAGCCAGCGAGGCCTGAAGGCGATCCCACTCCGCTTCCTTATTTGCTGGATGCCGAAGATCAGAGCACCGGCGCATTCGACATCGCCCTTGAGGTTTACATCCTTACGCCGACGATGAGAGAGAAGGGCGTGGCTCCAGTGCGACTTAGCTTGAGCAATACCCGCAACATGTACTGGACGTTCGCTCAGATGGTTGCCCACCATACGGTAAACGGCTGCCAACTTAACCCAGGTGATCTTTTTGGTACCGGCACGCTGTCTGGCCCAGATCGCAACTCGATGGGTTCACTGCTTGAGATGAGTGAAGGCGGTAAGCACCCGGTAGAGCTCCCTACTGGCGAGATGCGGACGTTCCTCGAAGATGGTGACGAGATCATCATCAAGGCTCGCTGCAGCCGGGATGGCTTTGGCTCCATCGGTTTCGGTGAATGCCGAGCAGTAGTGCTCCCAGCCTGGGGGCGTACCTCGTGA
- the maiA gene encoding maleylacetoacetate isomerase produces MILYSYYRSTSSYRVRIALELKGLEYTVRPVNLVKDGGEHRSSTYLELNPQGRVPTLIDGDVKIIQSPAIIEYLEAVYPANPLLTGSQADRALARSVASIIGCDIHPLHNVSALNKLRAAGHDEAFVEQWIQGWIADGFNAIESLIKDKAWALTDEPGLADVYLLPQVYAAQRFGLDLACFPRIARVAELAKSHAAFQRAHPASQIDSPA; encoded by the coding sequence GTGATTCTGTACTCCTACTATCGGTCGACTTCTTCATACCGTGTGCGGATCGCGCTCGAGTTAAAGGGCTTGGAATACACCGTCAGGCCTGTGAACCTGGTTAAGGATGGCGGGGAGCATCGTAGCAGCACCTATTTGGAGCTGAATCCGCAGGGCCGAGTGCCGACTTTGATTGATGGCGATGTGAAAATTATCCAGTCGCCTGCGATCATCGAGTACTTAGAGGCTGTATACCCGGCAAACCCTTTACTGACAGGGAGCCAGGCCGATCGGGCCCTGGCTCGTTCAGTTGCCAGCATCATAGGGTGTGATATCCATCCGCTGCACAACGTGTCAGCCCTGAACAAGCTGCGGGCGGCGGGGCATGATGAAGCGTTCGTCGAACAGTGGATTCAGGGCTGGATTGCTGATGGCTTCAATGCCATCGAATCCTTGATCAAAGACAAGGCCTGGGCGCTTACAGATGAGCCGGGGCTGGCGGATGTGTACCTGTTGCCTCAGGTATACGCCGCACAACGCTTTGGACTGGATCTCGCTTGCTTCCCTCGAATTGCTCGCGTCGCTGAGCTTGCCAAGTCCCACGCAGCCTTCCAGAGGGCGCACCCTGCCAGTCAAATAGATTCGCCTGCTTAA
- a CDS encoding MFS transporter: MNNQIDAFRKALDKRPFSRYQIRTLVLLILLLICDGYDAQLLGFVVPSLAHDWATPKSAFGIIFTSNLIGLTIGSLLLTPLADRFGIRKTLLSCVLLFASLTLLSAWAHNIETLAVIRFLCGIGMGGAMPSAMALMADYAPPRLKTFCVTLAACGFSFGGAAGGFIAASMMEHYGWQSVFIVGGVAPLVLLPLLFLWLPESLARLFSAKHLSASLNRMLHTLVPQWTPPAPVLEHGRPQKGTFVDLFRHGYLRPTIFIWCTCVSTLILLYFIISWLPTLLGEAGFSSTAASLATSSFLASGTIGAIAFSYLADKVASKERLLCQIMLVCGLATAAIGYDHGSSALTVAAVMVAGFCLIGGQLTLNAVISNFYPAHIRATGVGWALGVGRLGSISGPLVGAMLIAMQLPLTSAMLLAAIPALLAAFFVVKIAHPDNQRSKEADHLGESDSRAGARK; encoded by the coding sequence ATGAATAACCAGATTGACGCCTTTCGTAAGGCACTGGATAAACGACCGTTCTCGCGGTATCAGATCCGAACCCTAGTATTGCTGATTTTGCTGCTCATTTGCGATGGTTACGATGCCCAGCTTTTAGGCTTCGTTGTTCCGAGCCTGGCGCATGACTGGGCCACACCCAAGTCGGCGTTCGGTATCATCTTCACCAGCAATTTGATTGGCTTGACCATAGGGTCGCTGCTGCTGACGCCGCTCGCAGACAGGTTTGGAATCAGGAAAACCTTACTCTCCTGCGTTCTACTTTTTGCGAGCCTAACTTTACTATCGGCATGGGCTCACAATATCGAGACATTGGCAGTCATCCGGTTCCTGTGCGGCATAGGGATGGGGGGCGCAATGCCGAGTGCTATGGCACTCATGGCCGACTATGCGCCTCCTCGGTTGAAAACCTTCTGTGTGACGCTTGCTGCTTGTGGCTTCTCGTTCGGTGGGGCTGCGGGCGGTTTCATCGCGGCGAGCATGATGGAACACTATGGGTGGCAGAGCGTGTTTATCGTCGGTGGCGTTGCCCCCCTTGTGCTTTTGCCCTTGCTCTTCCTGTGGCTACCAGAATCGCTGGCCCGGCTTTTCAGCGCCAAGCATCTGAGTGCCTCTCTCAACAGGATGCTTCATACTCTAGTTCCCCAGTGGACACCTCCTGCACCTGTCCTGGAGCACGGACGGCCACAAAAAGGTACGTTCGTTGACTTGTTCCGTCATGGCTATCTAAGGCCCACCATTTTCATATGGTGCACCTGCGTTTCCACTTTGATCCTCCTCTACTTCATCATCAGCTGGTTGCCAACGTTGCTAGGGGAGGCAGGTTTCTCTTCCACCGCTGCGAGCTTGGCGACGTCCTCGTTCCTCGCCTCAGGGACGATAGGTGCGATTGCCTTTTCGTATCTCGCAGACAAGGTCGCAAGCAAGGAACGGTTACTCTGCCAGATCATGCTTGTGTGCGGTCTCGCTACTGCGGCGATTGGATACGATCATGGCTCGTCAGCTTTGACTGTAGCGGCAGTGATGGTGGCGGGCTTCTGCTTAATCGGTGGCCAGCTCACGTTGAATGCCGTGATTAGCAACTTTTATCCGGCCCACATTCGAGCCACTGGGGTGGGTTGGGCGCTGGGAGTTGGCCGCTTAGGTTCCATCTCTGGCCCGCTCGTAGGTGCCATGTTGATTGCCATGCAGTTGCCGCTGACCAGCGCGATGCTACTGGCTGCGATCCCCGCGCTGTTGGCCGCATTTTTCGTCGTGAAGATCGCTCATCCAGATAATCAACGGTCTAAAGAAGCAGATCATCTCGGGGAGTCTGACTCCCGCGCCGGAGCTCGAAAATAG
- a CDS encoding IclR family transcriptional regulator, with the protein MGNAPVAAANKQTVRSAEVGSEILRALAKLSPSTTLSALAKYIDMPAAKTHRYLQALIISGFAEQDEHTSHYRLGREALYVGLAALNSVDVYRSGGEVLVGLRDAIGETCFLAVWGSEGATVIKVEAAPRSVTVVTQIGSVLPVFRSSTGLVFGAYLRQLDFQFWLDKDAGQGTPGGALSRKDIEAQFAGIRDQRMCSIRGKFMPGINALSAPVFNAFGEIIGVLTAVGSVSSFGAELDSLQAQLLDQAARKLSDDLGFREKVTPS; encoded by the coding sequence ATGGGAAATGCGCCAGTCGCTGCCGCCAACAAACAGACCGTAAGATCAGCGGAAGTCGGGTCTGAGATCCTGCGAGCGCTCGCCAAGCTGTCACCATCTACCACGCTTAGTGCTCTGGCCAAGTACATTGATATGCCCGCAGCGAAAACCCACAGGTATCTGCAGGCGCTCATCATAAGCGGGTTTGCAGAGCAGGATGAGCATACGAGCCACTACCGTCTAGGCCGGGAGGCTCTTTACGTTGGGTTGGCCGCATTGAACAGTGTGGACGTCTATCGCAGTGGCGGAGAGGTACTCGTCGGCCTGCGGGACGCCATCGGGGAAACCTGTTTCCTGGCAGTGTGGGGGAGCGAGGGCGCAACGGTGATCAAGGTGGAAGCTGCGCCTCGATCAGTCACCGTGGTCACGCAAATAGGTTCGGTGCTGCCAGTGTTCCGGTCATCTACCGGTTTAGTGTTCGGTGCCTATTTGCGCCAACTCGATTTTCAGTTCTGGCTCGACAAGGATGCAGGCCAAGGCACACCAGGCGGTGCTTTGAGTAGGAAGGATATCGAGGCTCAGTTCGCTGGAATTCGTGATCAGCGTATGTGTTCCATCCGCGGCAAATTCATGCCCGGGATCAATGCGCTGTCCGCGCCCGTTTTCAACGCGTTTGGCGAAATCATCGGTGTTCTGACGGCTGTCGGCTCCGTATCCAGCTTTGGTGCTGAGCTGGACAGTCTACAGGCCCAATTACTTGATCAAGCAGCGAGGAAGCTGAGTGATGACCTAGGATTTCGCGAGAAGGTGACACCCAGCTGA
- a CDS encoding EthD domain-containing protein, with protein MTVLFSLLSRSDSTPLNERSRAQGFGLDNDGNVIEDPSADPSNNALEGNPNLSFEHWGEYWRKVHGPRFAHVEESDDKSLERLLRYDQLHRFAPGPTSFNAPPYRFPVDDEGKLWPTIVGHVPPYHRPAWDGVAYLHFERMDDMGLVFGNERIRQKIVPEDHAMFRNIAPIPAKQFIVLPSIADNDPITLVKLHARKTGTTRAQFQHWWLHEHAAVVMQHTGGLIRRYVQLHSLGPTEPGEPFYHPDASKFDGVSLLNFASLNDLEDFLRNEDYLAILRDEEQMIDASAGEWWTTISMTIVNRMTHEKTTAIDDRPQPFSGLESL; from the coding sequence TTGACCGTTCTGTTCTCGCTGCTTTCCCGTTCCGACAGTACTCCGTTGAATGAACGTAGCCGAGCTCAAGGGTTCGGCCTGGATAACGACGGAAATGTGATTGAGGATCCCTCTGCTGACCCATCGAACAACGCTCTGGAGGGCAATCCGAACCTAAGCTTCGAGCATTGGGGAGAATACTGGCGCAAAGTACATGGCCCGCGTTTTGCGCATGTGGAGGAGTCGGATGACAAGTCACTGGAGCGACTGCTGAGGTATGACCAGCTACATCGCTTCGCACCTGGGCCCACCAGCTTTAATGCCCCCCCTTATCGTTTCCCTGTTGATGACGAAGGAAAGCTCTGGCCAACAATCGTAGGCCATGTCCCCCCATATCATCGTCCTGCATGGGACGGCGTTGCTTACCTGCATTTTGAACGCATGGACGACATGGGTCTGGTTTTCGGGAATGAGCGCATACGCCAGAAAATCGTTCCTGAGGATCATGCAATGTTCAGGAACATTGCGCCAATACCTGCTAAACAATTTATCGTCCTGCCCAGCATCGCGGATAACGACCCAATCACGCTGGTGAAGCTCCATGCAAGAAAAACTGGTACGACCCGCGCTCAATTCCAGCACTGGTGGCTGCACGAACATGCCGCGGTCGTCATGCAGCACACCGGGGGACTGATTCGGCGCTATGTTCAGCTCCATAGCCTTGGCCCAACCGAACCAGGTGAGCCGTTCTACCATCCAGACGCGAGTAAATTTGACGGGGTGAGCCTGCTGAATTTTGCAAGCCTCAATGACCTGGAGGACTTCTTGCGAAACGAAGACTACCTGGCAATTTTACGAGATGAGGAACAAATGATCGATGCCAGCGCCGGCGAATGGTGGACAACCATTAGCATGACGATTGTGAACCGAATGACCCATGAAAAGACAACTGCGATTGATGACCGACCTCAGCCATTCAGCGGTTTAGAGTCACTTTAA
- a CDS encoding MFS transporter — protein sequence MNAATPSKLPLNIALFLLAVCSGLGVANVYYLQPSLQLVKSDLGATIEQIGWVPTLTQISYALGMLLLAPLGDVISRRKLIIIKSMILVLALVATGMAQNLNYLLLSCMVVGLLGSVGQDFIPVAAHLAPEKSRGHAVGMVTTGLLTGILLSRTLGGFVADSLGWREMQFLAAGLMLVVILITAVTLAPTPPPMRTPYTKLLTSLWTLWGEHRALKLSMIVQGLLAATLGAFWSCLALVLAEEPFQLGASVAGSFGIAGAAGALAAPLFGRLADRRGPLIAIRAGCGLVIVSFIAMAVLPPSLVLLGIGAVFFDLGVQAGLVSHQSIINGLDPLARSRLNGLMMAGAMAGMAVGAALGTVAFTHFGARGMFTFAAIAGTAALAITYLHHAPKREQHYA from the coding sequence ATGAACGCTGCAACGCCCTCAAAGCTACCCCTGAACATCGCGCTTTTTCTGCTCGCGGTGTGTTCAGGTCTTGGTGTAGCGAACGTCTATTATCTCCAGCCGAGCCTCCAATTGGTGAAGTCCGATCTGGGTGCGACCATAGAACAGATAGGCTGGGTACCTACCCTTACACAGATCAGTTATGCCCTGGGTATGCTGCTCCTGGCTCCGCTTGGAGACGTGATTTCGAGGCGCAAGCTGATAATCATTAAATCGATGATTTTGGTATTGGCGCTCGTCGCAACAGGCATGGCGCAAAATCTGAATTATCTGCTCCTCTCTTGCATGGTGGTAGGTCTGCTGGGGAGCGTCGGCCAAGACTTTATTCCCGTCGCGGCTCACCTCGCGCCTGAGAAATCACGCGGTCATGCCGTCGGGATGGTCACAACAGGATTGTTGACCGGCATTTTGCTTTCTCGGACGCTTGGCGGCTTCGTGGCTGATAGCCTCGGCTGGCGCGAAATGCAATTTCTTGCTGCAGGATTGATGTTGGTTGTCATCCTTATCACCGCAGTGACGCTTGCCCCGACTCCACCACCCATGCGTACCCCGTACACCAAACTGCTCACAAGCCTATGGACATTATGGGGTGAACACCGGGCGCTGAAGCTCTCCATGATTGTTCAGGGCCTGCTGGCGGCGACCCTCGGAGCGTTCTGGTCGTGCTTGGCACTCGTGCTTGCGGAAGAGCCATTCCAACTTGGCGCTAGTGTGGCTGGCTCATTCGGGATAGCCGGTGCCGCCGGCGCTTTGGCCGCACCTTTGTTTGGGCGCCTGGCTGATCGTCGCGGGCCGCTGATTGCAATCCGTGCAGGGTGCGGTTTGGTAATCGTGTCGTTTATCGCCATGGCTGTACTCCCACCTAGCTTGGTGTTGTTGGGCATAGGCGCAGTATTTTTTGACCTGGGTGTCCAGGCAGGCTTGGTGTCCCATCAGAGCATCATCAATGGTCTCGATCCGCTGGCACGCAGCCGGTTGAATGGACTAATGATGGCCGGCGCGATGGCCGGCATGGCGGTTGGTGCTGCACTAGGCACCGTAGCATTCACTCACTTCGGGGCCCGTGGCATGTTCACATTTGCAGCCATCGCTGGCACTGCCGCGTTGGCCATTACCTATCTTCACCACGCACCGAAACGGGAACAGCATTATGCATAA
- a CDS encoding LysR family transcriptional regulator: MNTSDPFRGISIFLEVVDAGSFTDAAERLDMSKSGVAKSISKLESTLGTRLFHRTTRSLTLTDEGARFSEGCRRSLNELKQAQTLLLAQQQELSGRLRVTLPMVLGKRWVLPELLDIAKQHPALELDINLTDRLVDLVEEGVDLAIRIGPLHDSATLIAKPLGVQRAVLCAAPEYIAANGVPASLDDLHSHACITFGSGGQSRSWYFLDENGHSHSMAIRGRVGLNDSGAILVAALAGFGIALIADWLVNEYIADGRLSVVLPEVRTVGFPIHAVWQRNQLLSPKVRHVVDLLAARFVPEQPWEVRD; the protein is encoded by the coding sequence ATGAACACATCAGATCCATTCCGAGGTATCTCCATCTTCCTAGAGGTTGTGGATGCAGGGAGCTTCACGGACGCCGCCGAGCGTCTGGACATGAGCAAATCGGGGGTAGCGAAAAGCATCTCAAAGCTGGAGAGCACGCTTGGCACTCGTCTTTTTCACAGAACGACGCGCAGTCTGACATTGACGGATGAGGGCGCTCGATTCAGCGAAGGGTGTCGACGATCATTGAATGAGCTCAAGCAAGCGCAAACTCTATTGTTAGCTCAGCAACAGGAATTGAGTGGACGTTTGCGTGTCACGCTCCCAATGGTGCTGGGAAAGCGTTGGGTGCTTCCCGAGCTTCTTGATATCGCCAAACAGCACCCTGCGCTTGAGCTGGACATCAACCTCACGGATCGATTGGTCGACCTGGTGGAAGAGGGGGTTGATCTTGCAATTCGTATTGGCCCGCTGCACGACAGCGCCACTCTGATTGCGAAGCCTTTGGGTGTACAGCGAGCGGTGTTGTGCGCTGCTCCGGAGTACATTGCAGCGAATGGAGTTCCTGCCTCGCTTGACGATCTCCACTCTCACGCATGCATTACCTTTGGCAGTGGCGGCCAATCAAGGTCGTGGTATTTCCTGGATGAGAACGGACACAGTCACTCCATGGCAATCCGCGGCCGTGTAGGGTTAAACGATAGCGGCGCCATCTTGGTTGCTGCACTCGCGGGCTTCGGTATCGCGTTGATCGCTGATTGGCTTGTCAACGAGTACATCGCTGACGGGAGGCTCTCTGTGGTGTTGCCGGAGGTCAGGACGGTGGGCTTTCCAATTCACGCTGTCTGGCAGCGCAATCAACTGCTGTCGCCAAAGGTTCGGCATGTAGTCGACCTCCTGGCTGCACGGTTTGTACCCGAACAACCTTGGGAGGTTAGGGACTAA